One window of Labilithrix sp. genomic DNA carries:
- a CDS encoding 3-deoxy-7-phosphoheptulonate synthase, translating into MRVVAWTALSWKEKKHAQDVSYDDPALLTQTVEKLKALPPLVTSWEVERLKDLVAEAQAGKRFLLQGGDCAETFADCQPGIIANKLKILLQMSLVLIHASKKPVIRVGRLAGQYAKPRSSPTETKDGVTLPSFFGDIVNHPEFTPEARRFDPRAMLDAYGHAAMTLNFVRSLAVGGFADMHHPEYWDLGFMARADLPDDIRAEYKMMTERLSEALRFMEAIGEKKVDELSGVEFFTSHEGLNLHYESAQTRRVPRRDGHYLLTTHMPWIGERTRALDGAHVEFFSGIENVVGVKLGPKVDPEDAVNLFTALSPTNEPGKLVAITRMGAANVEKALPPLIDAVRRANRRVLWVCDPMHGNGITTKSGLKTRSFDDILLEIERTFATHLRLGTELGGVHFELTGEDVTECIGGGLDEADLDRRYLSVCDPRLNYRQALEMALRLGGWMSGTRRARL; encoded by the coding sequence CTGCGGGTCGTGGCTTGGACCGCCCTATCCTGGAAAGAGAAGAAACACGCGCAGGACGTCAGCTATGACGATCCGGCGCTCCTCACGCAGACGGTCGAGAAGCTGAAGGCGCTCCCGCCGCTCGTCACGTCGTGGGAGGTCGAGCGGCTGAAGGACCTCGTCGCCGAGGCGCAGGCCGGCAAGCGCTTCCTCCTGCAGGGCGGCGACTGCGCGGAGACGTTCGCCGACTGCCAGCCGGGGATCATCGCGAACAAGCTGAAGATCCTCCTCCAGATGTCGCTCGTGCTGATCCACGCGTCGAAGAAGCCCGTCATCCGCGTGGGGCGGCTCGCGGGGCAATACGCGAAGCCGCGCTCGAGCCCGACCGAGACGAAGGACGGCGTCACGCTGCCGAGCTTCTTCGGCGACATCGTGAACCACCCGGAGTTCACGCCGGAGGCGCGCCGCTTCGATCCGCGCGCGATGCTCGACGCGTACGGCCACGCCGCGATGACGCTGAACTTCGTCCGCTCGCTCGCGGTCGGCGGCTTCGCCGACATGCATCACCCCGAGTACTGGGACCTCGGCTTCATGGCGCGGGCGGACCTGCCCGACGATATACGTGCAGAATACAAGATGATGACGGAGCGGCTCTCGGAGGCGCTCCGCTTCATGGAGGCGATCGGCGAGAAGAAGGTCGACGAGCTGTCGGGCGTCGAGTTCTTCACGAGCCACGAAGGCCTGAACCTGCACTACGAGTCGGCGCAGACGCGGCGCGTCCCCCGCCGCGACGGGCACTACCTGCTCACGACCCACATGCCGTGGATCGGCGAGCGGACGCGCGCGCTCGACGGCGCCCACGTCGAGTTCTTCAGCGGGATCGAGAACGTGGTCGGCGTGAAGCTCGGGCCGAAGGTCGACCCAGAGGACGCGGTGAACCTCTTCACCGCGCTCTCGCCGACCAACGAGCCGGGGAAGCTCGTCGCCATCACGCGGATGGGCGCCGCGAACGTCGAGAAGGCGCTCCCGCCGCTCATCGACGCGGTCCGCCGCGCGAACCGCCGCGTCCTGTGGGTCTGCGACCCGATGCACGGCAACGGCATCACGACGAAGAGCGGGCTCAAGACCCGGAGCTTCGACGACATCCTCCTCGAGATCGAGCGCACGTTCGCGACGCACCTTCGCCTCGGCACCGAGCTCGGCGGGGTCCACTTCGAGCTGACGGGCGAGGACGTCACGGAGTGCATCGGCGGAGGGCTCGACGAAGCGGATCTCGACAGGCGCTACCTCTCCGTCTGCGATCCGCGCCTCAACTACCGGCAGGCGCTCGAGATGGCGCTGCGGCTCGGCGGCTGGATGTCGGGGACCCGCCGCGCGCGGCTGTGA
- a CDS encoding TIGR02996 domain-containing protein: protein MSGLVPAPEDEPLVRAVLAAPEDDAPRLVYADRLIERGEAALGELIVLQCGRRREHRLRVQELLREHLAHWTAELSDWETWRVTLDRGFVDTLREAPLESLSPNAARLAHHPLRVLSTRAPDDGVRLGELTDLLRAPFAARLERLEVSGEHVLLELDPAAARPLLASLTKGSNEDRLTLEGPHLRAALRGVRLDWPNAARNAAVVTAPPDGLEWLEINMTDIAPIRWSLSRLRELELFFVPRTTAIDFFATAHLPALRSLRLTPGREETGVAAALAESHLLPQLTELRSTLPLDDVLARAIIERADRLEALAVTGAPRFSAIDALLASAVAPRLRALTLTSSSGLGSAMPFARAPFARLRHLALSGFKVGAAEARALVDSAALASVDTLKVRPATKTAARILAERWPEHAPRET from the coding sequence GTGAGCGGCCTCGTCCCCGCGCCCGAAGACGAGCCGCTCGTCCGCGCCGTGCTCGCGGCGCCGGAGGACGACGCGCCGAGGCTCGTCTACGCCGATCGCCTCATCGAGCGGGGCGAGGCCGCGCTCGGCGAGCTCATCGTGCTGCAATGCGGGCGCCGCCGCGAGCACCGGCTCCGGGTGCAGGAGCTCCTGCGCGAGCACCTCGCGCACTGGACGGCGGAGCTCTCCGACTGGGAGACGTGGAGGGTCACGCTCGATCGCGGCTTCGTCGACACGCTGCGCGAGGCGCCGCTCGAGTCGCTCTCACCGAACGCGGCGCGGCTCGCGCACCACCCGCTCCGCGTCCTCTCGACGCGCGCGCCCGACGACGGCGTTCGCCTCGGCGAGCTGACGGACCTCCTCCGCGCGCCGTTCGCGGCGCGGCTCGAGCGCCTCGAGGTCTCCGGCGAGCACGTCCTCCTCGAGCTCGATCCCGCGGCCGCACGTCCGCTCCTCGCGTCGCTCACGAAAGGCTCGAACGAGGATCGGCTCACGCTCGAGGGCCCGCACCTCCGCGCTGCGCTGCGCGGCGTCCGGCTCGACTGGCCGAACGCCGCGCGCAACGCGGCGGTCGTGACCGCGCCTCCCGACGGGCTCGAGTGGCTCGAGATCAACATGACGGACATCGCGCCGATCCGCTGGTCGCTCTCGCGGCTCCGCGAGCTCGAGCTGTTCTTCGTCCCGCGCACGACCGCGATCGACTTCTTCGCGACGGCGCACCTCCCTGCCCTCCGCTCGCTACGGTTGACGCCGGGACGCGAGGAGACCGGCGTCGCCGCCGCCCTCGCGGAGAGCCACCTCCTCCCGCAGCTCACCGAGCTTCGAAGCACGCTCCCGCTCGACGACGTCCTCGCGCGCGCGATCATCGAGCGCGCGGACCGGCTCGAGGCGCTCGCCGTCACGGGCGCGCCGCGCTTCAGCGCGATCGACGCCTTGCTCGCGAGCGCGGTCGCGCCGCGCCTCCGCGCGCTGACGCTCACCTCGTCGAGCGGCCTCGGCTCCGCGATGCCGTTCGCGCGCGCGCCGTTCGCGCGCCTCCGTCACCTCGCGCTGAGCGGGTTCAAGGTCGGCGCCGCGGAGGCGCGCGCGCTCGTCGACAGCGCGGCGCTCGCGTCCGTCGACACGCTGAAGGTCAGGCCCGCGACGAAGACCGCCGCGCGCATCCTCGCGGAGCGCTGGC